The Prochlorococcus marinus str. MIT 1214 sequence ATTAAATCCTATATCTTTTTCAGTAATCCTTGAATCACTTCTTTCAGCCAATGATTTAACTGAAGAGCAATCTAATTTTTTAATGAATTCATGGCTTGAAGATAAAATTGAACCAGTTCAAACGGGGGCATTATTAGCGGCATTTAGAGCAAAGGGTGTTTCAGGTGATGAGCTTTCTGCAATGGCAAAAATCCTTCAAGATGCCTCGATTACACCATCGGATTTGCCACCTTTTGACTTGGTTGATACATGTGGTACTGGTGGAGATGGAGCTAACACATTCAATATTTCTACAGCAGTTGCTTTTGTCTCAGCTGCATTAGGAGTGAAAATTGCTAAACATGGTAATCGTAGTGCAAGTGGGAAGGTTGGATCAGCTGATGTGTTAGAAAAATTAGGATTACCTTTAAATGTTCCTTCCGAAAAAATTGTTCAAGCTTTAAAGAATTTGGGCATTACATTTCTTTTTGCTCCTTCTTGGCATCCTTCATTGGTAAACCTTGCTCCTTTAAGAAAAAGCTTAGGAGTTAGAACCATTTTTAATTTGCTTGGTCCATTAGTTAACCCACTTAGACCAAAGTCTCAAGTATTGGGAGTAGCAAAAGCTGATTTACTTGATTCAATATCAGTAGCTTTAAAAGGAATGGGGCTTAAAAGAGCTGTAGTGGTTCATGGTGCGGGTGGTCTTGATGAGGCTTCTTTGGCTGGTCCTAATCAATTTCGGTTCTTAGATAAAGGTGTCATTAGATCTGAAATTATTAAACCCAGTGATCTTGGACTTACTGAAATCTCTAATGAATGTTTGAAAGGTGATGATTTGAAAAAAAACTCTCTAATTTTAATGTCTTTACTTAAAGGAGAAGGAAATAAATATCACAAAGAAGTCGTAGCATTAAATACCGCTCTTGTTTTATGGGTATCTGGAGCTGAGGATGATTTGTATTTAGGTGTCAAACGATCATTAGATTGTTTGAATACAGATAAATCATGGCTCCTTTTCAAGCAGTTAAGAGATTTTTTAGCCACCTAATTCTTTTAACCTGATAAACCGTATTTCTTATGTTTTTTGATACTGATTGCTCTGCAATATTGTTATTAGAAGATGGGACCTATTTTGAAGGATTGTCTTTTGGTTCAGTAGGGACTGTTTCTGGAGAAGTCGTATTTAATACTGGTATGACAGGATATCAGGAAGTCATAACTGACCCAAGTTATTACGGACAGTTAATTACTTTTACCTACCCAGAAATTGGAAATACTGGATTCAATTCTGAGGATAATGAATCATCAAATCCTTCAGTTAAAGGAGTAATAGCTCGTCAAATATCTAAAACTTCAAGTAACTGGAGACATGAAATTTCGTTTGAAAAATGGTTAAAGGATGAAAATGTTGTTGGAATTCATGGAATAGATACAAGAGCACTTGTTAGACATATAAGAGAATCTGGGTCTCTGAATGGAGTTATTTCATCAGAGTCAAACTATTCAATTGCTGATTTATTTTCACTTTTAGAAGAATCTCCTTCAATGAGTGGTCTCAATCTTGTTGATAAAGTAACAACTAAAAGCTCTTTTAAAGTTAATTCAAGTTGTCCTGTTTTATTTGATAAGAGAATTAAAAATATTCAAAGAATTCCATACAAAGTTGTCGCTATAGATTTTGGTATAAAGAAATCGATATTAGATCGATTAGTCGCTCATGGTTGTGAAGTAACTGTTTTGCCTGCAAATGCTGAAATATCAGATGTTTTAGCTTTATCCCCTGAAGGTGTTTTCCTTTCCAATGGACCTGGCGATCCATCCACAGTTGAGAGTGGTATTAACCTTGCTAAAAATTTAATTGAATACAAAAAAATACCTGTTTTTGGAATTTGCTTAGGTCATCAGATCCTTGGATTGGCTTTGGGTGGAAAAACATTTAAACTTTCTTACGGGCACAGAGGATTAAATCATCCATGTGGATTGAATGGAAAAGTTGAAATTACCAGTCAAAATCATGGTTTCGCTTTGAATTCAGATTCTCTTAATACCGACAAAGTAAAAATTACACGATTTAATTTAAATGACCAAACAGTTGCAGCTATTTCAGTAATTGATATGCCTTTCTTTGGGGTTCAATATCACCCTGAGGCAAGCCCAGGCCCTCACGATGCTGATCATCATTTTAATCATTTCGTAACCTTAATCGAAGAACGGAGAAGAATCGTGGATTAATTTGGTTTCTATCACTACACTTCCATCATGAAGACATAGGGGACTAATTCCATAGCTGAATTACAACGACTTACTGTTTCTCTTAGAGGTGGTTTTAACCAGCAAAATGGTTGTTTGGTGATAAATTTCACTGGTCAACTAGATGCCTATTCGGAGAAGCAATTCACTACATATATCAATGAAGTTTTAGCTTCTAATCAACTTTCAGTCGTTATTGATTTATCTAATATCGATTTCATTGATTCTTGTGGCCTAGGTGCAATGGTTCAAGCTGTTAAAAAATGCACTCAATCCAAAAGAGCATTTAATGTTGTTGGCAATCCTAGAGTTGTTCAAACAATTAAACTAGTTCGCTTAGAGGAATACCTACACCTTGCACCAGATCTAAATACAGCAATTGCTAAATTGTCAGCTTGACTGATTGGATTCGCTCTTACAAATCAACCATCTCTCCAGATGGCTTAGGTCCTTTGCAATTAGCTTGGCTTGGTGATTCTGTATGGGAAATGCATCAAAGGTTGAGATATTGCACTAGTCCAATGCGATCAAAGGATTTGCATAATGCTGTTGTTAATGAGGTGAATGCATCCAGTCAAGCTAGAGCAATCCGAAAAATCGAACCTTTTTTAACTGATGTTGAAAAGGATTTCCTCAGAAAAGGTAGAAACAAAGCAGGGAGAGGCCCTAAAAATGTAGATGCAGCCACATATGCAATTGCTACAGGATTTGAGACTATTGTTGGATGGTTGTTTTTGAAAAATCCAAATCGGCTTGCTGATTTATTCGATCTTCTTGATCGACCCATTAACTAGACAATAGTTCTTATAAAATGAGTTATCGTTTCAATAAAGACACAAGGAATTCAAAAAACTCTTCATTTAATAAACGAAGTAGTAATTATTCTCGTCAAGATAATGACATAAAAAAGTCAAACTTTAATGATCAAAGAAGAGCAAACAATAAAATCAATCGTCTTTCATCTGATCAAGTAAATCAATACTCATCAGATAAAGAATCATCTGAAAGATTAAGAAGTAGTAACCATTCAAATTCTAATTACAGAGGATCTAATCGATTTGAACGAAAATCGATTAACTCTTCATACAGAAAGCAAAATTCTCAAGAAACTAACAATTACAGAGGATCCAATCGATTCGAAAGGAAATCGACAAAACCTTCATTCCGAAATCAGAATTCTCAGGAAACGAACAATTACAGAAGAGAAGAAAATAAAACACCTCTTTCATATTCGGAAAGTTTCACCAAAACATTAAGTGATGATTTAATTTGGGGCCGGCATTCAACTGAGGCAGCTCTTTTAGGTGGCAGAGCAATTCATAGAATTTGGTGTACCTCTGAATTACGAAGTTCACCAAAGTTTTTTCAACTTCTCAAAGAATCAAAATCTTCTGGAGTCTTGGTTGAAGAAGTTTCCTGGTCAAGGCTTGGCCAGCTTACAAATGGCGCAGTTCATCAAGGAATAGTTTTACAAATTGCCGCATCCAAAACACATGACTTGAAGAATTTAATAGATGCTTGCAAAGCTT is a genomic window containing:
- the trpD gene encoding anthranilate phosphoribosyltransferase, with the protein product MTPLNPISFSVILESLLSANDLTEEQSNFLMNSWLEDKIEPVQTGALLAAFRAKGVSGDELSAMAKILQDASITPSDLPPFDLVDTCGTGGDGANTFNISTAVAFVSAALGVKIAKHGNRSASGKVGSADVLEKLGLPLNVPSEKIVQALKNLGITFLFAPSWHPSLVNLAPLRKSLGVRTIFNLLGPLVNPLRPKSQVLGVAKADLLDSISVALKGMGLKRAVVVHGAGGLDEASLAGPNQFRFLDKGVIRSEIIKPSDLGLTEISNECLKGDDLKKNSLILMSLLKGEGNKYHKEVVALNTALVLWVSGAEDDLYLGVKRSLDCLNTDKSWLLFKQLRDFLAT
- the carA gene encoding glutamine-hydrolyzing carbamoyl-phosphate synthase small subunit; this translates as MFFDTDCSAILLLEDGTYFEGLSFGSVGTVSGEVVFNTGMTGYQEVITDPSYYGQLITFTYPEIGNTGFNSEDNESSNPSVKGVIARQISKTSSNWRHEISFEKWLKDENVVGIHGIDTRALVRHIRESGSLNGVISSESNYSIADLFSLLEESPSMSGLNLVDKVTTKSSFKVNSSCPVLFDKRIKNIQRIPYKVVAIDFGIKKSILDRLVAHGCEVTVLPANAEISDVLALSPEGVFLSNGPGDPSTVESGINLAKNLIEYKKIPVFGICLGHQILGLALGGKTFKLSYGHRGLNHPCGLNGKVEITSQNHGFALNSDSLNTDKVKITRFNLNDQTVAAISVIDMPFFGVQYHPEASPGPHDADHHFNHFVTLIEERRRIVD
- a CDS encoding STAS domain-containing protein, translating into MAELQRLTVSLRGGFNQQNGCLVINFTGQLDAYSEKQFTTYINEVLASNQLSVVIDLSNIDFIDSCGLGAMVQAVKKCTQSKRAFNVVGNPRVVQTIKLVRLEEYLHLAPDLNTAIAKLSA
- a CDS encoding Mini-ribonuclease 3, with product MTDWIRSYKSTISPDGLGPLQLAWLGDSVWEMHQRLRYCTSPMRSKDLHNAVVNEVNASSQARAIRKIEPFLTDVEKDFLRKGRNKAGRGPKNVDAATYAIATGFETIVGWLFLKNPNRLADLFDLLDRPIN
- the rlmB gene encoding 23S rRNA (guanosine(2251)-2'-O)-methyltransferase RlmB, with amino-acid sequence MSYRFNKDTRNSKNSSFNKRSSNYSRQDNDIKKSNFNDQRRANNKINRLSSDQVNQYSSDKESSERLRSSNHSNSNYRGSNRFERKSINSSYRKQNSQETNNYRGSNRFERKSTKPSFRNQNSQETNNYRREENKTPLSYSESFTKTLSDDLIWGRHSTEAALLGGRAIHRIWCTSELRSSPKFFQLLKESKSSGVLVEEVSWSRLGQLTNGAVHQGIVLQIAASKTHDLKNLIDACKAFGDSSLLLALDGLTDPQNLGAIIRSAEALGAQGLILPQRRSAGLTGSVAKVAAGALEHLPVARVVNLNRSLEKLKDEGYTVLGLAEEGPSTLSEIKFIGPLVVVVGSEDKGISLITRRLCDHLVRIPLKGVTTSLNASVATSIFLYEVARSRWMRSISGQDPSPRLLKPQISSENNN